The following are from one region of the Chromobacterium phragmitis genome:
- the flhF gene encoding flagellar biosynthesis protein FlhF: MVVKKFFGKTTRDALRQVREELGADALILSNRPTMGGGVEIMAVADADVANLASTLSPSSSKHPPRNAPPASRPPQQPAPIPQSNGSAVNRAIARTYAMPVEPLESPAPPRLETAPPRIEPVFTPPAAAPQPAPAAPPRSAPRPSAPESPAAHANGEEPEQMAQELKQIGDEIKLLRSLLQSQLASFAWSDMEGKAPNRLELFKHLLAMGFSAQLIRQLIEKMPAQYQAEVAVKWARSALAHNLKCADADREVMDRGGIFALVGPTGVGKTTTVAKLAARATMRFGAQHVALITTDSYRIGAQDQLRIYGKILGVPVFSIQNEGDLQLTLADLSNRHIVFIDTVGMGQRDARVLAQIDMLRTAGRPIERLLLLAANTDGHTLEDVVKRYRGDGLAGCILSKIDEAVAQGPSLDVIIRNRLKLYYITNGQRVPEDLHAANAAFLIDRAMRAQQIASPFSLQTDEMPIMQAAQAGWL; this comes from the coding sequence ATGGTAGTAAAAAAGTTCTTCGGGAAAACCACTCGAGACGCGCTGCGGCAAGTTCGCGAAGAACTGGGGGCCGACGCCCTCATCTTGTCCAATCGCCCCACCATGGGCGGCGGCGTGGAAATCATGGCGGTGGCCGACGCGGACGTCGCCAACCTGGCCAGCACGCTGTCCCCCTCCTCGAGCAAGCATCCGCCGCGCAACGCGCCGCCGGCCAGCCGCCCGCCGCAGCAACCCGCGCCCATTCCCCAGTCCAACGGCAGCGCGGTCAACCGCGCCATCGCGCGCACTTACGCCATGCCGGTGGAGCCACTGGAAAGCCCCGCCCCGCCTCGGCTGGAAACCGCGCCGCCGCGCATCGAGCCGGTCTTCACGCCTCCAGCCGCCGCCCCGCAACCCGCGCCGGCGGCCCCGCCCCGCTCCGCCCCGCGCCCATCGGCGCCGGAGTCCCCGGCGGCCCACGCCAACGGCGAGGAGCCGGAGCAAATGGCCCAGGAGCTCAAGCAGATCGGCGATGAGATCAAGCTGCTCAGAAGCCTGCTGCAGAGCCAGCTGGCCAGCTTCGCCTGGTCTGACATGGAGGGCAAGGCGCCCAACCGGCTGGAGCTGTTCAAACACCTGCTGGCGATGGGCTTCTCCGCCCAGCTGATCCGTCAGTTGATAGAAAAGATGCCGGCGCAGTACCAGGCCGAAGTCGCGGTGAAATGGGCGCGGTCGGCGCTGGCGCACAACCTCAAATGCGCGGACGCGGACCGCGAGGTGATGGACCGCGGCGGCATTTTCGCGCTGGTGGGCCCCACCGGCGTCGGCAAGACCACCACCGTGGCCAAGCTGGCCGCCCGCGCGACGATGCGCTTCGGCGCCCAGCACGTGGCGCTGATCACCACCGACAGCTATCGGATCGGCGCTCAGGACCAGCTGCGCATCTATGGCAAGATTCTGGGTGTGCCGGTGTTCTCGATCCAGAACGAGGGCGACTTGCAACTGACGCTGGCCGACTTGTCCAACCGCCACATCGTATTCATCGACACCGTGGGCATGGGCCAGCGCGACGCCCGCGTGCTGGCGCAGATAGACATGCTGCGCACCGCCGGCCGCCCGATCGAGCGGCTGCTGCTGCTGGCCGCCAACACCGACGGCCACACGCTGGAAGACGTGGTGAAGCGCTACCGCGGCGACGGCCTCGCCGGCTGCATCCTGTCCAAGATAGACGAAGCGGTGGCCCAGGGCCCCAGCCTGGACGTGATCATCCGCAACCGGCTCAAGCTTTATTACATCACCAACGGCCAGCGCGTGCCGGAAGACCTGCACGCGGCCAACGCCGCCTTCCTGATCGACCGCGCGATGCGCGCGCAGCAGATCGCCTCGCCATTCTCGCTGCAGACCGACGAGATGCCCATCATGCAGGCGGCGCAGGCCGGATGGCTATGA
- the flhA gene encoding flagellar biosynthesis protein FlhA, protein MDAILQILKRLKISQLAGPVLIILILAMMVLPLPPVLLDIFFTFNIAVSVIVLLVGINVRKPLDFSSFPSVLLITTMLRLSLNVASSRVVLLEGHTGPDAAGKVIESFSHFLVGGNVAIGIVVFIIITIINFVVITKGAGRIAEVSARFTLDAMPGKQMAIDADLNAGLIGEDDARKRRATIAEEANFFGAMDGASKYVRGDAMAGILIILINVIGGLIVGVVQHDLPVGQAAETYTLLSIGDGLVAQIPALIISTAAGIVVTRVGTDQDMSEQFLGQLFTKPQVLYITSAVIGMIGLIPNMPHFSFLLIAGGLLALARSMEKRKRQQQVQEQQAAAQPAAQPEQQAAEVGWHDVQHVDQLGMEVGYRLIPLVDRSQDGELLRRIRGIRKKIAQDLGFLVPPVHIRDNLEIKPNAYRILLKGVELGKGEAFIGQFLAINPGMVSKEIAGAATTDPAFGLPAVWIDAGKREEAQSLGYTVVDASTVVATHISNLLQTHAAELLGREEVQALIDHQAKESPKLIEDLVPKVVPLGILQKVLQQLLSEGIHIRDFRTIVETLADHVPQNQDIDELTSAVRTALSRVIVQQLFPGEAELPLMTLEPQLESVLMQAVQSKAGGGLEPGLAENLLSSAAQQTEQVEIQGYNPVLLTPPGLRPLLARFLRRALPQLRVISHNEIPDNKSIRIIAVIGGSKG, encoded by the coding sequence ATGGACGCCATCCTCCAAATCCTCAAGCGCCTGAAGATCTCCCAGCTCGCCGGGCCGGTGCTCATCATCCTGATCCTGGCGATGATGGTGCTGCCTTTGCCGCCGGTGCTGCTGGACATCTTTTTCACCTTCAACATCGCGGTGTCGGTGATCGTGCTGCTGGTCGGCATCAATGTGCGAAAGCCGCTGGACTTCTCGTCCTTCCCGTCCGTGCTGCTGATCACCACCATGCTGCGGCTGTCCCTGAACGTCGCCTCCAGCCGGGTAGTGCTGCTGGAAGGCCATACCGGCCCGGATGCCGCCGGCAAAGTGATCGAATCGTTCTCCCACTTCCTGGTGGGCGGCAACGTCGCCATCGGCATCGTGGTGTTCATCATCATCACCATCATCAACTTCGTGGTGATCACCAAAGGCGCCGGCCGGATCGCCGAAGTATCCGCCCGCTTCACCCTGGACGCCATGCCGGGCAAACAGATGGCGATCGACGCCGACCTCAACGCCGGCCTGATCGGCGAGGACGACGCCCGCAAACGCCGCGCCACCATCGCTGAAGAAGCCAACTTCTTCGGCGCGATGGATGGCGCCTCCAAATATGTGCGCGGCGACGCGATGGCCGGCATCCTGATCATCCTGATCAACGTGATCGGCGGCCTGATCGTCGGCGTGGTCCAGCACGACCTCCCGGTAGGCCAGGCGGCGGAAACCTACACCCTGCTCAGCATCGGCGACGGCTTGGTGGCGCAGATTCCGGCGCTGATCATCTCTACCGCCGCCGGCATCGTGGTGACGCGCGTCGGCACTGATCAGGACATGTCGGAGCAGTTCCTGGGCCAGCTGTTCACCAAGCCGCAGGTGCTGTACATCACCTCGGCTGTGATCGGCATGATAGGCCTGATCCCCAACATGCCCCACTTCTCCTTCCTGCTGATCGCAGGCGGCCTGCTGGCGCTGGCCCGTTCCATGGAAAAACGCAAGCGTCAGCAGCAAGTCCAAGAGCAGCAAGCCGCCGCTCAACCCGCCGCCCAACCGGAACAGCAGGCCGCGGAAGTGGGCTGGCACGACGTGCAGCACGTCGACCAGCTGGGCATGGAGGTCGGCTACCGGCTCATTCCGCTGGTGGACCGCAGCCAGGATGGCGAACTGCTGCGCCGCATCCGCGGCATTCGCAAGAAGATCGCCCAAGACCTGGGCTTCCTGGTGCCGCCGGTGCACATCCGCGACAATCTGGAAATCAAGCCCAACGCTTACCGCATCCTGCTCAAGGGCGTGGAGCTGGGCAAGGGCGAGGCCTTCATCGGCCAGTTCCTGGCCATCAACCCCGGCATGGTCAGCAAGGAGATCGCCGGCGCCGCCACCACCGACCCCGCCTTCGGCCTGCCGGCGGTGTGGATAGACGCCGGCAAGCGCGAAGAGGCGCAAAGCCTGGGCTACACCGTGGTGGACGCCAGCACCGTGGTGGCCACTCACATTTCCAACCTGCTGCAAACGCATGCGGCGGAACTGCTGGGCCGCGAAGAGGTCCAGGCCTTGATAGACCATCAGGCCAAGGAGTCGCCCAAGCTGATCGAAGACCTGGTGCCCAAGGTGGTGCCGCTGGGCATTTTGCAGAAGGTGCTGCAGCAGCTATTGTCGGAAGGGATTCACATCCGCGACTTCCGCACCATCGTGGAAACGCTGGCCGACCACGTCCCGCAGAACCAGGACATCGACGAGCTCACCAGCGCGGTGCGCACCGCGCTGTCGCGGGTGATCGTCCAGCAGCTGTTCCCCGGCGAGGCGGAGCTGCCCTTGATGACGCTGGAGCCGCAGCTGGAAAGCGTGCTGATGCAGGCGGTGCAGTCCAAGGCAGGAGGCGGGCTCGAGCCCGGCCTCGCGGAAAACCTGCTGTCCAGCGCGGCGCAGCAGACAGAGCAAGTGGAAATCCAGGGATACAATCCGGTGCTGCTGACGCCGCCCGGACTGCGGCCGCTGCTGGCGCGTTTTCTGCGCCGGGCATTGCCGCAGCTGCGTGTGATTTCGCATAATGAGATTCCGGATAATAAATCCATTCGTATAATTGCGGTAATCGGCGGTAGCAAAGGCTAA
- a CDS encoding MinD/ParA family ATP-binding protein has product MNEMQDQAASLRRIAAQQQRAPSFAFIGSPHSGASTVVTELSLGLAYAGLRPTVVDCCLGQVQTRRLGVPATATLESQVVSVGGLDEMMVVSRQGVQLINLYAQPEQRALFSTQLWLRLGSEFGALERDASALLVDAPAPTRDPIPASVADNLILVLTPDADSLTTAYANIKRLASRYGRQRFNVLVNRARHLEEAHELFTRLSAVTSEFLTVSLRWVGFVPHDNAVRRSQTLRRPLMEAFPDSEAAMAFSQLSAVLLQWDAPESARDSTGYMDLLIAASRDWAEADGAKPL; this is encoded by the coding sequence ATGAACGAAATGCAGGATCAGGCCGCCAGTCTCCGCCGCATCGCCGCCCAGCAGCAGCGCGCGCCAAGCTTCGCCTTCATCGGCTCGCCGCACTCAGGCGCCAGCACCGTGGTGACCGAGCTCTCGCTCGGTCTTGCCTACGCCGGCTTGCGCCCCACCGTGGTGGACTGCTGCCTGGGCCAGGTGCAAACCCGGCGCCTTGGCGTGCCCGCCACCGCCACGCTGGAAAGCCAGGTCGTCAGCGTCGGCGGGTTGGACGAAATGATGGTAGTGTCGCGGCAAGGCGTTCAGTTGATCAATCTCTATGCGCAACCGGAGCAGCGCGCGCTATTCTCCACCCAGCTATGGTTGCGCTTGGGCAGCGAATTCGGCGCGCTGGAGCGCGACGCGTCGGCCTTGCTGGTCGACGCGCCGGCTCCGACGCGCGATCCCATCCCCGCCAGCGTGGCGGATAATCTGATTTTGGTATTAACACCGGATGCCGACTCGCTGACCACCGCCTACGCTAATATCAAGCGCTTGGCCAGCCGTTACGGCCGCCAGCGCTTCAACGTGCTGGTCAACCGCGCGCGCCACCTGGAGGAAGCGCACGAACTGTTCACCCGGCTGTCGGCGGTCACCAGCGAGTTCCTGACCGTGTCCCTGCGCTGGGTCGGCTTCGTGCCGCACGACAATGCGGTGCGCCGCAGCCAGACGCTACGCCGGCCGCTGATGGAAGCATTTCCCGACAGCGAGGCGGCGATGGCCTTCTCGCAACTGTCTGCGGTACTGTTGCAATGGGACGCGCCGGAAAGCGCGCGCGACAGCACCGGATACATGGACCTGCTGATTGCCGCCTCGCGCGATTGGGCCGAGGCGGATGGAGCCAAACCCTTATGA